The sequence tcctgattttacagaggtgattcctttacttctattaagtcttcttgtaagaaaactgaatgctttttcattgttctcagatccaagggtttgggtctgtggtcacctatgcaaattggtgaggatttttaccaaaccttccccaggaagtggggtgcaagggttgggaggattttgtgggggaaagacgtgtccaaactacgtttcccagtaaacccacttaaagtttggtggtggcagtggaaatccagggtcaaaggataaaattaatttgtaccttggggaagttttaacttaggctggtgaaagtaagcttaggaggttttcatgcaggtccccacatctgtaccctagagttcagagtggggaaggaaccttgacatagtggcaaagtggtgggattaacctgaaatcattttgagatcaatttgagattttttggaaccagaaaaacagatttttaaaaaagaaatattttttttcctttggggctgctggaaaggaggtccaactgaaagcagctagttttttttctgctttggggccagagcagggacaaaaggggattatctttgtgaattgcaggttttctttgcctggaaacagggtacttaacctcctgcagggaaattcacagtctttgcaaaccagaagcttttttttttccccctaaaagtaaataggggggtgttttacccatttgcctggagacaaaagtggcagggttttttttttttttttttttttttttttacaaggagcacaggtgtgaaaaggaattttttccctttgggctgctggtaagccagtttccaagtagttggaggttttttgctttgatttggggccagagcacagacaaagggaattgtctttttctgtaggctgacaatcactatccgAGAATaagtatcctattccagcacagcaaaattttacagccaagttttgttggtttatttctaaacctcgggtgtaaagttagttaaaaacagagcggttaggatgacagaatccaTGGCACAACAAAAgatggaattagccagatttcaggctgaagaaaaacaaaaggaacatgaaagacagatagaactcatgcagctagagaaggaggtacaggaggctgcccacaggagggaaatggaggcaaggaagcatgtggaggaggagaaggaaaaagagaggaagcatgcactggagatggagaaggtaaaggctcagcagaatataccaacaaaccctagcaatccttctccaggtaccattccccatcccagaaagttccccacctacaaggcaggcgatgatactgaggccttcttagaaaacttcgaaagggcctgccttaggtacagcatctctaccgaccaatacatggtagagctgaggccacagctcagtggacccttagctgaggtggcggctgaaatgcctaaagaacacatgaacaagtatgaactgtttaaattcaaggcaagagtcagaatggggataacacctgaaCATTCTcgtcggcggttcagagccctaaggtggaaaccagacgtgtcatttacccgacatgcctaccacattgtgaaacattgggatgcctggatatcaggagcaagtgttgaatctccagtaaatttgcccttcctaatgcaaatggaacaattcttagagggtgttcctgaggaaataaaaagatacatcctagatgggaagcccaaaactgtaatcgaggcaggagagattggagccagatgggtggaggtggcagagaagaagaaaactggccgcagttggagcggagaccagaagggacaaccccagaccacaccctattaccgggggccgcccaaagccccacctacctcccaaagaaccctccagaccccttatcgtcccatcaccccgttctccagcaacccaccttgcctcagtgacccgtcagctggatgatgttttaaatgtaacgagctggggcatgtaaaggccaactgccccaagaaccccaacagattacagttcattgcactggaatcataccagaggtccgcaggcccagatacctcccagatacccttggagcggagggaaactgtgagtgtgggcgggaagaaggtcaccgcatggagggacaccggagcacaagtgtcagctattcatgcttccttagtggaccccaatttaatcaacccagagatccaagtgacgattcaacccttcaagtccaactctttcgatttgcctacagccaagttgcctgttcAGTAcgagggctggtcaggaacatggacttttgcagtctatgatgattatcccatccccatgctgttgggggaagacttggccaatcatgtgaagagGGCCAAGAGAGTGGGAATGGTCACTCGCAGCCCggctaaacaagctgtgaggcctagctctgttctggaaactctatcaggacccggtcagaggtgatggacccggatcCCAGgtcaatgtctgcaacagcagtagtggatccagtcccggagacccagacggaaccagtcccagaaccggaaccagcggaacaaccagcaccagacccgtTGCCaacactgaatccagtacttgcaacctcaacatgagagggccccaccgaacctgaaccggcagcagcccataaccctacacaagaggctcagccggagcctgaaccccaacatagtgtccaagcggagagtggttcacagtcaacggaaacagccccatcccctacatcgcttccagagggaccaagcataggtccacaatccaatgaggaactgatgtctccagcatcaagggaacagttccagaccgaacagtaagcagatgaaagcctccagagagcttggatggcggcacggagcaacccaccgcctctcagctcttctaatcgatccaggtttgttgtagaaagaggacttttatacaaggaaactctttctggtggacaccaggaagactggcatcctcagagacagttggtatttccaactaaataccgggccaagctcttgagcttagcccacgatcaccctagtggccatgctggggtgaacaggaccaaagaccgtttgggggggtcattccactgggagggaacgggcaaggatgtttctacctatgtctgatcttgtgaagtatgccaaagggtgggaaaaccccaagaccaggtcaaagcccctctccagccacgcCCCATCattaaagttccatttcagttagtagctgtggatattctgggtccttttccaaaaaagacacccagaggaaagcagtacatactgactttcatggattttgccacccgatggccggaagcagtagctctaagcaacaccagggctaaaagtgtgtgccaggcactagcagacatttttgccagggtaggttggccctccgacatcctcacagatgcagggactaatttcctggcaggaactatgaaaaacctttgggaagctcatggggtaaatcacttgattgccactccttaccatcatcaaacaaatggcatggtggagaagtttaatggaactttgggggccatgatacgtaaattcgtaaatgagcactccaatgattgggacctagtattgcagcagttgctctttgcctacagagctgtaccacatcccagtttagggctTTCCCCAtgtgaacttgtatatggccatgaggttaaggggccattacagttggtgaagcagcaatgggagggatttacaccttctccaggaactaacattctgaacttggtaaccaacctacaaaacaccctccgaacctctttagcccttggtAAAGAAAatttacaggatgctcaaaaagagcaaaaagcctggtatgataaacatgctagagagcgttccttcaaagtaggggaccaggtcatggtcttaaaggcgctccaggcccataaaatggaagcatcgtgggaagggccattcacggtccaggagcgcctgggagctgttaattatctcatagcattccctacctccaaccgaaagcctaaggtgtaccatattaattctctaaagcccttttattccagagaattaaaggtttgtcagtttacagcccagggaggagaggacgctgagtggcctgaaggtgtctactacgaagggaaaagtgctggtggtgtggaagacgtgaacctctccatgacctttgggtgtatgcagcgacagcagatcaaggagctgtgcactaggtacgcgccaacgttctcagccaccctaggactgactgaatgggcataccactccattgacacaggtaatgctcacccaattaaagtccaaccttactgggtgtctcctcaagctaaaattgctatagaccgggagatccaggatatgttacagatgggtgtaatccacccctctggaagttaatgggcatctccagtggttctagttcccaaaccagatggggagatgtttttgcgtggactactgtaagctaaatgctgtaactcgcccaggcAACTATCCAATGCCTATTAACTATCCAATGCCTAttagatgaactattagagaaactgggatgggcccagttcatctctaccttggacttaaccaaggggtactggcaggtaccgctagatgaatccgccaaggaaaggtcagccttcaccacacatctcgccaccttccaaagacttgttgatggtctcctagcaggattaggagaatatgccgtcgcctaccttgatgatgttgccatattttcagattcctgggcagaacacctggaacatctaaaaaaagtccttgagcgcataagggagggaggactaactgttaaggctaagaagtgtcaaataggcctaaacagagtgacttaccttggacacaaggtgggtcaaggaactgtcagcctacaggccaaagtggatgctatccaaaagtggcctgtcccaaagtcaaagaaacaggttcaatccttcttaggcttggctggttattacagacgatttgtaccgcactacagccaaatcgctgccccactgacagacctaaccaaaaagaaacagccaaatgccgttcagtggaccgaaacgTGTCAGAAGgtctttaacaagcttaaagcaacactcatgtctgaccctatactaagggccccagactttgacaaaccgttcctagtaaccacagatgcgtccaagcgtggtgtgggagcagttttaatgcagaaaggacctgatcaagaattccaccttTCTCCGCagaaaactgtctgagagggaaagcaactggtcagtcagtgaaaaagaatgttacgccattgtctatgccctggaaaagctacgcccatatgtttggggacggtgtttccacctgcaaactgaccatgcagcgctacagtggcttcatgccgccatgggaaataacaaaaaacttcttcggtggagtttagctctccaagattttgatttcgacatccaacacatctcaggagcttctaacaaagtggctgatgcactctcccgtgaaagtttcccagaatcaactggttaaaatcgtgcttgagatgtggaaaatattgttagtctttatgtacttggtagtatatttagaggtgcatgtgtcttattaattctgttttcctaaagctccaggaagaaaccctagccagcgtttcaccctagctgagatttggggggggcgtgtcagaaatataaagggaagggtaaacccctttaaaaatccctcctggtcagaggaaaaatcctctaacctgtaaagggttaagaagctaaaggtaacctcgctggcacctgaccacaatgaccaatgaggagacaagatactttcaaaagctgggaggagggagagaaacaaagggtctgtgtctgtctatatgctgcttttgccagggacagaacaggaatggagtcttagaacttttagtaagtaatctagctaggtatgtgttagattatgatttctttaaatggctgagaaaagaactgtgctgaatagaatgactattcctgtctgtgtaccttttttgtaacttaaggttttgcctagagggattctctgtgttttgaatctaattaccctgtaaggtatctaccatcctgattttacagaggtgattcctttacttctattaagtcttcttgtaagaaaacggaatgctttttcattgttctcagatccaagggtttgggtctgtggtcacctatgcaaattggtgaggatttttaccaaaccttccccaggaagtggggtgtgaaggttgggaggattttggggggaaagacatgtctaAATTACGTTGCCCAGTAAACCCacttaaagtttggtggtggcagtggaaatccagggtcaaaggataaaattaatttgtaccttggaagCGCCAATCCTTTGTACAGCAGAACAGGGCTGGGGACCAGGTCATATCCCTGCTTCAACCCAGCCCTAGTGTCAAACCTAAACCAAAGCTCAACAATTGGTTCAAGCTCTTTTACTGACATGGCTGATGTGTTGTGACCAAAGATGGTAACGCAAAAATTATCTCAAAGCACTAGAAAGCTTCCAGCGTAAGGTAGGGTTTCTTGGGCAAAAACAAAAATGCAGAATGTTAGTGCAAAAGTTGTGATCGAAAGCATCTGTGCTCCTAGAAAAACTGTGGCAATAGTAGATGGACTTCATCTATCGGACGTGAACTATCATCAAATGAGCACAGCTACCTTAAGGAGACTTGGTTTAACAGCCTCAGCCAGGAAGAACCTGCATTGGGTCTGGCACCAAAAGAAGGTGAAATGATATACAAAAGCATGGCTTTATCAATCCTGTGTACTTCCGACCCTCTTACAGGGATCTGAAACATGGATGTTGCTTAAACAATATAGCAGGAGGTATTTCATATGCATTGCCAGCAGTGACTACTGGGTATAAGGTGGTTTGACTCTCTTTATCAGTAAGAGGGATGTAGCATTGAGCACTGGCCTCGAGAGGCTTGAAGTCCTGCTTAGCCATCACCAGCTGGCCCTTTTCGGTCAGTTGCCCGCCTTGGACCAAGGGGAGAAATGTGCAGCGTTTGTGGTCCTAGCAAGCCCGGTGGGGGGGTTCCTCTCCCCGGGGGCTCAGGCACTGACCCTGGCCTCAGCACACACTTCTGCTCCGGGGGGCCCGGGCCCAGCCTCCCGGCTGCACAGCCTCTCTCCGCGCCAGCCCACCCCCCCGAGCTGCCGGAGACGGCTCAGTCTTGCTTCAGCTTCCCCGCCACTCACTCGGGGAGTCTCCTCGTTccacctctccccgccccccgcgtgccccctggcagctccccgcctctCTCGCGCgtggagccgccgccgccgccgcgttCTCCGGAGTCCGCTTCTCGCCCGTGGAGCCGCTCCGGGACTGCGGCGGATCCAGGCCGGGTCTCCGCTCTCGCTGGCCCCCGCCAGCCGCTGTCCCCAACCCTCGGTGCCGCCGGCCGGGGCTGGGCGCGGCCGGGGCCCGGGCCCCTCGCTCTGGGGCCGGGGAGGACAATGCACCGAGCTGTCTCCAACCAGCGCTcgggttcctcctcctcctcctcctccggctccttccagccgccgccgccccctgctcaccccgccgccgacctgcagcccctcttcCTGGGCGGCCGCAGCCGGCGCGTGTCGGGCTCCAGCTCGGGCTCGGCCCGggcccgcagcagcagcagcagcagcgggggcgaggaggaggaggagagcatcAGCAAACCCCTGGTGCCGGCCCCGGCCGCGCCGGCCCCCGCCGCCTCCTCCCcggcctccagcagcagcagctcgggCTGCAGCATGACGGCGGGGGAGCTGTACGGGGGCGCGGGCCCggccgggggggcggcggcggccaCCGCCGGAGGGCTGCTGTGGCCGGGCGGGGGCTCCGGCGGGTCGCGCTGGGGCTACAAGGCGCtgtccctggtgctgctgctggggcagggcgCGCTGCTGGACCTTTACCTGATCGCCGTCACCGACCTCTACTGGTGCAGCTGGATCGCCACCGACCTGGTGCTGGCGGCCGGCTGGGGCATCTTCTTCTGCCGCAACAGCCGGGCCCGGCGCCGGGAGCGCCCCCCGCCGGgtcaccctccgcccccgccgCTGCACccgctgctgctgcaccccccgCACGGCGGCCGGGGcgcgggccgggctgggggcccCCTGCGGGGCGGGGACTTCGCCTACGCGCACCTGGCCTGGCTGATCTACTCCATCGCCTTCACCCCCAAGGCGGCGCTGATCCTGGGCACCTCCATCCTGGAGCTGATCGAGCTGCGCCTGCCGCTGGGCATCACCGGCTTCCGCGTCACCCTGGCGCTCTCCGCCCCGCTGCTCTACTGCCTGCTGCGGGCCATCGGCCCCGACGGCGccggccagctgctgctgccggcccagcccccaccccagcaccgcgccgccgccgccttcCTGGCCACCTGCCTCGACCTGCTGGACAGCTTCACCCTGCTGGAGCTGGTGCTGCAGCCCGGCCGCCCGGCCCCGCTGCCCGGCCCGCTGCGCTACCTGCTCATCGCCGTCTACTTCCTCTGCCTGGCCTCGCCCGTGCTCTGGCTCTACGAGCTCAGCGCCGCCCGGCCGCCCGGCGCCGCCCGCCTGGCCCTGCACCTGCTGCTGCCCGCCGGGCTGCTGGACGCGCCGCTGCTCGCCCTgcgctgcctcctgctgctgcgcTACCAGCAGCCGCTCTCCGTCTTCATGCTCAAGAACCTCTTCTTCCTGGCCTGCCGCGGCCTCGAGGCCATGGAGACCTGCTGCCTGCTCCGCCCCGCCGCCGGGGGCGCCAAGTACAGCGCGGCCCCTGGCCCGGGGCCCGGCGTCgcccagctcagccactgcaTCTCCGAGAACGACGTGGGGCCCCACGGCTACGTCAACACCCTGGCGGTCGGCGCCCAGAACTGAAccggggcgcggggcggggaggcgGTATGGCCCTCCGACTCCTGCGGCGCCCCCGGCCAGGAACCCggccccctctgccctccccgTCCAGGAACCCTGCCCCCagtagccctgcccctccactaGCCCCCCACCCAGGAACCCTGCCCCCTCATCCCACCCCTCTATTCACCTGCCCCCTCCGACCCCACTTTGCCATCTACTCACACCTGACCCTAAGCAATAGGGATGGATAGAGGGCTTAATCTTACCAGACCCTAACTCCATCCCTTGCCCTGCATACCCGTACCCCGAGCCCTCTCTTCTACATAACCAGCACTGACCTCTGCACTTACTACCAACCTCCTTGTTTCTGTACCAGTATTATGGGCTGGCCACATCCTGTTGCGGGGAAAGGTTTCCCCCCATACCTATCCTTGCCCCCTAAactctacccctttcctaatcTTGGGAGctctttgagcattggcctgctaaacccagggttgtgaggtcaatccttgagggggccatttagggatctggagcaaaaattggggattggtcctgctttgagcagggggttggactagatgacctcctgaggtcccttccaaccctgatattctacgaaaGCTCGACTTTCCAGAatggaggagagagggaaatTACGCAGCTAAACCTGTCCCCCGGCTGCCCTCATGAACTCAACCTCCTTGCACAGACAAGGGAGATCCAcacgcctctgcctcctccccagccttGGGAGCTGATCTCTTTACTGTTCCCCTGTCTCTGAGAGGCCTCCTAACACTACTGCCTATGGGGACTGGGGAATAAAGAGGGGGATACCCACCTCCCAGAGATCACAGGGTAGAGGGAGGTTCCCCAACCATCCCCTGCCTTATCTACCTACTACTAAACTGGTCAGCTTTTCCGTACCAGTCCTTTGCTCCTGGCCGACAAAGCTGCTCCCCATGCAGCTGAAAGTCACCGAGCAATACTGCCATTACACTAGGGGAAGTGATTCATCTCCCTGGCAGAACTGCTCTGCCTGCTGCTCAGGGTCCCCATATCACTGACATTGCAATTAAGAGCAGGGGAGGGACACTGGTTTTTTTAGTTTAACACtcatttctctttcccttttccctgAACAAATCCATCAGTGGAGTCTACCCAGAGAGCATACTTCCTATCTCTGGGGAATAACGCAGAAGCTTTTCCCAGGAAAGTACGCTTGTCCTTGCAAGCCTCTACACCTTTTGTGGTGTCTATTTCCTCCTTTGTGTGCTATATCATGTTTGCATCATGTCCTTCAGTGGCAACGTGGGTTTCATTGTTTCTTCATTATTCCTCAGCACCTAAGCAATGGAGACCAGTGGATTGTTTTGACAGCTCCTGATGATCATGATGGGAGACTTTAGCAGAGACTAAGTGGTGATGAGACCTCCTTGCATGCACGTGACCACAAAGAGGAGGTTTGCTTTTAAGGTTGTATCCTGCAAAGGTACCACCTCTGTTTTCCACCCACTGAGGTGAAATGAGGAAGAGACTTGGAACCCCCAATTGGGGGAGTTTCTCTGACTAGGGTGGTGACCAGCAAATTTCAAGGGGAGCCATCCTGGGAACCACCCTTCCCCTTGTTGAAAATGTCTACCTCTGTGCTTGAATCTTGTTGCATCTTGTGCTGACTTTATGTGCTAAAGAGACAAGTGAGTCTGAAACGGACATGACTCAGGTCCTAAAGCCCCTCCAGATTGAGATGTTTATTTCCGGTGAGAACAGGGTCGCCTGCTTGTTCAAGCAGCATTTGTGTGTTGGGGGGTCTTGTTTTTCTGTGGATATGCATGTTTTAAGGATCAGTGTTTATTTCTTATGTGGACAGTAAGGGCTCCCTCCATTGAGATTAGACAGGCTGGGAAGACTAGCTGTAGGTACATGGACACTCTACCCCTAGAGCTGAGGATGAAGCCTGTGAACTGTTTCCCTCTACCCCAGCAGGGGAACCTTGGTGCTCCTTGGATTGGGCTAGGTGCTGCACTTCATTTAATGTCCAGACATGGAAAGTGAAGTGCTACAATGAGCCCCCTGTGAAAGGGTCCTAGGGTGTATCTCACACACTTTGGTGCAACCTACCATATCACAACACTGTTCTCCATGTGTGCGAGGGTAGAGGGGTCAATTGTAAAGCACTTGGTCTTGTTGAAATGCAGCTGTCCTTAATTTTTAAAGTTCCATGAACCAGTTTGGCCCAGTTTAGGGCAAGACCTGTTACCTATCTGTAGCTGCCTCTGGAACCAGGGGAACTGAAGTAAGACCAGCCAGGATTTGAAGGGTAACTTTTCCTCCTCAGAGCTGCTCTTTGATAGGACTGCACTCATGGAAGAAGGGTTAGAATTCCCTGTCCTGCCCAGTTAGAAGAGGGAACAACCACTATCCAAAGCCTGTGCCAGACCTATACACCGCCCTTGGGACTTTCCCCATACGTGTACATACATTCCTCCCTTCGACCCTTGGGCTTCAGTGGAAGTCATGGCCCTAGCACCAGAACTTCTGCCACTACCTCCCTGCTCTCAGAGCAGGGTGGATGTCCTGCTCGCTGAGGCACTGCTATTACACAATGTTTACAGGCTGAGGacttttccctttgcttcccatgGGTGGAACTGTGTAGTTGCCATTAGGCTCTTCTGTCCCTAGCACCATGGCAGTCCCCAGCTCTGGCTCAGGAAGGGCAGGTCTAAAGTGCTCATCTGTTAGAGCTGCAGCTGCTAGGGGTAATTGGCTTGGGAAGAACAGATAATGGGAGATGTAGCTGCAAAGAACTAGGCTTAATTTTCCCACCAGTGCTTTATTTTTATCTGAGCCCTGAACAGAATGCTTGTTAAGGGCAATGGTGTTAATTCTGGCCCATAGCCTTCTCTTCAGTAACTTTTTATTTGTCTGGACAATCTTGGTGCTGTGAGTGACTGTGATTGTAAAACTAAGTACTGTGGACTTTTCCTCCGTGACCTGAGATATGTCAAGGGGATGCTAGCTTCCTGGCCAAAAGGAAGAATTGGCAGGTGTGCCTGCATGCATGTCGGGACTCCCCCAACAAAATAGGCAATATTAAACAGAAAACTAATATACGCAAAGAACAAACCAACATACCATTCAAACAATAATGAATCAGTACCCTAAACTAAGAGTACTCCACTCCCTGTTGTCAAACAGCCACGTTGTAGAGTAGGCCAACTTACCAAAAAGAGGTGGAAGAAAAGCTGCCTTACCCAGAACTAAACTTTGCTGTTCTTAAACTTGCATACAAAACCCAAAGAATTTGGCCCCTCTGAGTCACTGGCACATATTCATTCAGCTCAGACAGTAGAAGTCACAGCAGAATTGTTAATATAACCCTGACTTTGATACTACTTCACCTTAGATATCAATTGCAATGGAACTGCTGTTTCAATAGCAAGTGCCTTCCCTCATCTAACAGACACTGGTGTGAAAATGGCATATTGGACATTTAACTAGTCAGttgacaggtttttttaaatctagtatCAACATGACAAGATTTCATAAGCAGTGCATAACTCTTAAGGTTACATTTGTTCTCTGCTTCACAGTAGAGTTGAGCATACTGAAGAGGtccagaatatatatatatatatattgctatAGATGGCTCTGTAGAAGTTTTATTCTCTTTAGTATATGGAGTTGTTCATAGTACCTGCCATTGTGTCCTGATCTCCTCCCACCGCCAACCTAATTAGCAGCAGTTTGGCTAACATGCAGGTTTGGTAGTATATCTGACTTGACGGAAGCGCCTTGAAGTCAAAATTGGCAGCTGTATTACCACTTATGAAACAAGACCTAAATATTAAAGCTCTtaaatttcttttctgtttacaaGCCTGCCATAGCTTTCTGCAACTCCCCTCTTTTTAAATCCTCCCCACCTTGGTCTGCTGAATGGGTATATTCACAATTTGAAAATTATGCTCCCACCCCACCTTATATGCAGACCCCCTTCTTTGCCCACATCTAGCCACCCTACTCTAAGTATTGGCTTAAGTGAATAATTTTGCTAAACCACAATCTGCCGTATGAAGATAAAGGCCTCTAAGCATCCACTCTGTCATACACTAGTGTGCAAATTACCCCTGCACCAGAATTCAGCTGGTTAGGAGAGGAGTTGTTCTGTCCAGGCCACTCATTTAAGAGGCTAGCAAACAGTAAGAGGTGACCTAAGAGGGAAAAATGAAAGTAGAGAAAACATATAGCCTGGGGCACTAGGAGGCTTGGCATCCCCACTAACATCAATCTgagtttgtattttttaataaatgagattgttcttaaaataaaattagacATTTGTGACCAAGTGTGTGTGTTTCCCTTTGAGTTTCTTATCAGTGTAGTGATTTGGGTATTGCAGGGCATGTTCACAAACTAAATGCCAACAGTTTACATTAAAATGTTCAAACTATTTGCCCTCCCTGATTACTTAAAAGCAACAATGGATT is a genomic window of Lepidochelys kempii isolate rLepKem1 chromosome 1, rLepKem1.hap2, whole genome shotgun sequence containing:
- the TMEM121B gene encoding transmembrane protein 121B, producing the protein MHRAVSNQRSGSSSSSSSGSFQPPPPPAHPAADLQPLFLGGRSRRVSGSSSGSARARSSSSSSGGEEEEESISKPLVPAPAAPAPAASSPASSSSSSGCSMTAGELYGGAGPAGGAAAATAGGLLWPGGGSGGSRWGYKALSLVLLLGQGALLDLYLIAVTDLYWCSWIATDLVLAAGWGIFFCRNSRARRRERPPPGHPPPPPLHPLLLHPPHGGRGAGRAGGPLRGGDFAYAHLAWLIYSIAFTPKAALILGTSILELIELRLPLGITGFRVTLALSAPLLYCLLRAIGPDGAGQLLLPAQPPPQHRAAAAFLATCLDLLDSFTLLELVLQPGRPAPLPGPLRYLLIAVYFLCLASPVLWLYELSAARPPGAARLALHLLLPAGLLDAPLLALRCLLLLRYQQPLSVFMLKNLFFLACRGLEAMETCCLLRPAAGGAKYSAAPGPGPGVAQLSHCISENDVGPHGYVNTLAVGAQN